ActcctggctgtgtcactgtgtcaccctgcggggggaggacatCTTTAATGCTCCCGGATCCGTGGCGCTCCTCTGGAGGTGAAATATGAGACCGAAGACTTGCGTGAGACCCAGAACGCGTGCGCCCCCCTCACCCTGTCCTTCATTCTGCGCTACGGCCGCTGCGGTGACATCGTCAAACAGATCGTACGGAGACACGTAATACGTCAGGCTCAGCGCGTGCcctttggggaggggagagagggggggagggaagagagggggggggggggagagaggggagagagggggggttaggtgaccgttaaccccttcactcccagcGACTCCACAATTAGCATTAGAAGGGGATTTACCTCCGCTCCGCGGGGTCAGGAGCCCGACCGCGCCGTGCAGGATTCTGTCCAGGGTCCCGGCATTGGTCGCCTGCCTAGGAGAGACCCAAATACAGCGCGCGTCACCCAACGCAGCGCGCGTCACCCAACGTAGCGCCCGTCACCCAACGCAGCGCCCGTCACCCAACGCAGCGCGCGTCACCCAACGCAGCGCGCGTCACCCAACGCAGCGGCCGTCACCCAACGCAGCGCCCGTCCCCCAACGCAGCGCCCGTCACCCAACGCAGCGCCCGTCCCCCAACGCAGCGCGCGTCACCCAACGCAGCGCCCGTCACCCAACGCAGCGCCCGTCCCCCAACGCAGCGCCCGTCACCCAACGCAGCGCCCGTCCCCCAACGCAGCGCCCGCCCCCCCAACGCAGCGCCCGTCACCCAACGCAGCGCGCGTCACCCAACGCAGCGCCCGTCCCCCAACGCAGCGCCCGTCACCCAACGCAGCGCCCGCCCACGCAGCACCCGTCACCCAACGCAGCGCCCGCCCCCCAACGCAGCGCCCGCCCCCCAACGCAGCGCGCGTCACCCAACGCAACACCCGTCACCCAACGCAGCGCCCGTCACCCAACGCAGCGCCCGTCCCCCAACGCAGCGCCCGTCACCCACGCAGCGCCCGTCACCCAACGCAGCGCCCGTCCCCCAACGCAGCGCCCGCCCCCAACGCAGCGCCCGTCACCCAACGCAGCGCCCGCCCCCCAACAGAGCGCCCGTCACCCAACGCAGCGCGCGTCACCCAACGCAACACCCGTCACCCAACGCAGCGCCCGTCACCCAACGCAGCGCCCGTCCCCCAACGCAGCGCCCGTCACCCAACGCAGCGCCCGTCACCCATCGCAGCGCCCGCCCCCCAACGCAGCGCCCGTCACCCAACGCAGCGCCCGTCACCCAACGCAGCGCCCGTCACCCAACACAGCGCCCGTCACCCAACGCAGCGCCCGTCACCCAACGCAGCGCCCGTCACCCAACGCAGCGCCCGTCACCCAAATACAGCGCGCGTCACCCAACGCAGCGCCCGTCACCCAAATACAGCGCGCGTCACCCAACGCAGCGCCCGTCCCCCAACGCAGCGCCCGTCACCCAACGCAGCGCCCGTCCCCCAACGCAGCGCCCGCCCCCCAACGCAGCGCCCGTCACCCAACGCAGCGCCCGCCCCCCAACGCAGCGCCCGTCACCCAAATAAAGCGCTCGTCACCCAACGCAGCGCCCGTCACCCAACGCAGCGCCCGCCACCCAACGCAACGCCCGTCACCCAACGCAGCGCCCGTCACCCAACGCAGCGCCCGTCACCCAACGCAGCGCCCGTCACCCAAATACAGCGCGCGTCACCCAACGCAGCGCCCGTCACCCAACGCAGCGCCCGTCACCCAACGCAGCGCCCGTCACCCAACGCAGCGCCCGTCCCCAACGCAGCGCCCGTCACCCAAATACAGCGCGCGTCACCCAACGCAGCGCCCGTCACCAAATACAGCGCGCGTCACCCAACGCAGCGCCCGTCACCCAAATACAGCGCGCGTCACCCAACGCAGCGCCCGTCACCCAACGCAGCGCCCGTCACCCAACGCAGCGCCCGTCCCCCAACGCAGCGCCCGTCACCCAAATACAGCGCCCGTCACCCAACGCAGCGCCCGTCCCCCAACGCAGCGCCCGTCACCCAACGCAGCGCCCGTCACCCAACGCAGCGCCCGTCCCCCAACGCAGCGCCCGCCCCCCAACGCAGCGCCCGTCACCCAACGCAGCGCGCGTCACCCAACGCAGCGCCCGTCCCCAACGCAGCGCCCGTCACCCAACGCAGCGCCCGCCCACGCAGCACCCGTCACCCAACGCAGCGCCCGCCCCCCAACGCAGCGCCCCGCCCCCAACGCAGCGCGCGTCACCCAACGCAGCACCCGTCACCCAACGCAGCGCCCGTCACCCAACGCAGCGCCCGTCCCCCAACGCAGCGCCCGTCACCCAACGCAGCGCCGTCCCCCAACGCAGCGCCCGTCACCCAACGCAGCGCCCGTCACCCAACGCAGCGCCCGTCCCCCAACGCAGCGCCCGCCCCCAACGCAGCGCCCGTCACCCAACGCAGCGCGCGTCACCCAACGCAGCGCCCGTCCCCCAACGCAGCGCCCGTCACCCAACGCAGCGCCCGCCCACGCAAGCACCCGTCACCCAACGCAGCGCCCGCCCCCCAACGCAGCGCCCGCCCCCCAACGCAGCGCGCGTCACCCAACGCAGCACCCGTCACCCAACGCAGCGCCCGTCACCCAACGCAGCGCCCGTCCCCCAACGCAGCGCCCGTCACCCAACGCAGCGCCCGTCACCCAACGCAGCGCCCGTCACCCAACGCAGCGCCCGTCACCCAACGCAACGCCCGTCACCCAACGCAGCGCCCGTCACCCAACGCAGCGCCCGTCACCCAACGCAGCGCCCGTCACCCAAATACAGCGCGCGTCACCCAACGCAGCGCCCGTCACCCAAATACAGCGCGCGTCACCCAACGCAGCGCCCGTCACCCAAAGACAGCGCCCGTCACCCAACGCAGCGCCCGTCACCCAACGCAGCGCCCGTCACCCAACGCAGCGCCCGTCACCCAACGCAGCGCCCGTCCCCCAACGCAGCGCCCGTCACCCAACGCAGCGCCCGTCCCCCAACGCAGCGCGCGTCACCCAACGCAGCGCCCGTCACCCAACGCAGCGCCCGTCACCCAACGCAGCGCCCGTCCCCCAACGCAGCGCCCGCCCCCAACGCAGCGCCCGTCACCCAACGCAGCGCCCGTCACCCAACGCAGCGCCCGTCACCCAACGCAGCGCCCGTCACCCAACGCAGCGCCCGTCACCCAACGCAGCGCCCGTCACCCAACGCAGCGCCCGTCACCCAACGCAGCGCCCGTCCCCCAACGCAGCGCCCGTCCCCCAACGCAGCGTCCGTCACCCAACGCAGCGCCCGTCACCCAACGCAGCGCCCGTCCCCCAACGCAGCGCCCGTCACCCCAACGCAGCGCCCGTCACCCAACGCAGCGCCCGTCACCCAACGCAGCGCCCGTCACCCAACGCAGCGCCCGTCACCCAACGCAGCGCCCGTCACCCAACGCAGCGCCCGTCACCCAACGCAGCGCCCGTCACCCAACGCAGCGCCCGTCACCCAACGCAGCGCCCGTCACCCAACGCAGCGCCCGTCACCCAAAGCAGCGCCCGTCACCCAACGCAGCGCCCGTCACCCAACGCAGCGCCCGTCACCCAACGCAGCGCCCGTCACCCAACGCAGCGCCCGCCCCCCAAAGACAGCGCGCGTCACCCAACGCAGCGCCCGTCACCCAACGCACCGCCCGTCACCCAACGCAGCGCCCGTCCCCCAACGCAGCGCCTGTCCCCCAAATACAGCACCCGTCACCCAACGCAGCGCCCGCCCCCCAACGCAGCACCCACCAACG
Above is a window of Ascaphus truei isolate aAscTru1 unplaced genomic scaffold, aAscTru1.hap1 HAP1_SCAFFOLD_3244, whole genome shotgun sequence DNA encoding:
- the LOC142483382 gene encoding mediator of RNA polymerase II transcription subunit 1-like yields the protein MFYVEVQLDPAGLLSDVKVAHHGEPPMLCPELVQQLREKNFEAFSQHLKGLVNLYKLPGDNKLKTKMYLALQSLELDLTKMAAMYWQATNAGTLDRILHGAVGLLTPRSGGHALSLTYYVSPYDLFDDVTAAAVAQNEGQGEGGARVLGLTQVFGLIFHLQRSATDPGALKMSSPRR